A portion of the Sulfurospirillum diekertiae genome contains these proteins:
- a CDS encoding efflux RND transporter permease subunit, giving the protein MSKYKEKYLAGYLARLFLRNPLTMILGIALISLGVVALSLMPREEDPQISISGGVVIVSMPGASAAEIEQMVVRPLERRIKEIKGVEHIYGVASDNVGIVNVMYYIGENREASNLKLYDKVMQNMDQMPEGATTPLVRPFDIDIDIPILSIAFYAKTAQSVDNVALYKRVDAFRNSLGNVPNVAKTEIKGEHKEQFNIEIDLSRLAGYHLSLDQITASLKSLTASSPEVKNRTQEGKLVVFGVKNALENIKDIQNLIVANYGGSVVYLKDIATVHLGDDIQNKKSAQISYKQGESFTPLQDQVTLSVSKLKGSNAVVIADDVVKRLEASKGALAKEGIGYSVTRNYGERANEAVNELVFHLLISIVIIALLLIFILGWREGLIVTLTVPAILAITIFIAYMSGQTINRITLFAFLLSLGLLVDDAIVVIENIHRHLHSKDAHDKEMDELLIEATDEIGAPTNLATIAIILTMVPMAFVGQMMGEFMKPIPLNVPVAMLASLLIAYIFTPFLAKKFLKKPTHTKGENDAEI; this is encoded by the coding sequence ATGAGTAAATACAAAGAAAAATACTTAGCAGGCTATTTAGCACGCCTCTTTTTACGTAATCCTCTGACGATGATTTTAGGGATCGCACTCATCTCTTTAGGAGTCGTGGCGCTCTCTTTAATGCCTCGGGAAGAAGATCCTCAGATTTCAATTAGTGGCGGTGTGGTGATTGTCTCCATGCCAGGGGCCAGTGCTGCTGAAATTGAACAGATGGTTGTGCGTCCACTGGAGAGACGCATTAAAGAGATCAAAGGTGTGGAGCATATTTACGGAGTTGCGAGCGATAATGTGGGCATTGTGAATGTCATGTATTACATTGGCGAAAACCGAGAAGCTTCGAATCTCAAGCTCTACGATAAAGTAATGCAAAACATGGATCAAATGCCTGAAGGTGCGACAACACCGCTTGTCAGACCTTTTGATATTGACATTGATATACCGATTCTCTCTATTGCCTTTTATGCTAAAACAGCGCAAAGTGTCGATAATGTTGCACTCTATAAGCGTGTTGATGCGTTTCGCAATTCACTTGGCAATGTCCCTAATGTCGCTAAAACAGAGATCAAAGGGGAGCATAAAGAGCAGTTTAATATTGAGATTGACCTCTCTCGACTTGCGGGGTATCATCTCTCGTTAGATCAAATAACGGCTTCCTTAAAATCACTGACCGCTTCTTCTCCTGAAGTAAAAAATCGCACACAGGAAGGAAAGCTGGTCGTTTTTGGTGTTAAAAATGCATTGGAAAATATCAAAGATATTCAAAATCTGATCGTTGCCAATTATGGCGGTTCTGTGGTGTATCTAAAAGATATTGCTACCGTTCATTTAGGCGATGACATTCAAAACAAAAAGAGTGCGCAGATCAGTTACAAGCAAGGTGAGAGTTTTACACCACTGCAAGATCAAGTCACGCTGAGTGTCTCCAAGCTGAAAGGCTCTAATGCTGTGGTTATTGCCGATGATGTGGTAAAACGACTTGAAGCAAGTAAAGGGGCATTGGCAAAAGAGGGGATTGGGTATAGTGTGACGCGAAATTATGGCGAGCGTGCCAATGAAGCGGTCAATGAACTGGTCTTTCACCTGCTTATCTCTATTGTTATTATCGCGCTTTTACTGATTTTTATTTTAGGTTGGAGGGAAGGGCTCATTGTGACGCTTACTGTCCCTGCTATTTTGGCAATTACTATTTTTATCGCGTATATGAGTGGTCAAACGATTAACCGTATCACCTTGTTTGCCTTTTTGCTGAGCCTTGGACTTTTGGTCGATGATGCCATTGTTGTCATCGAAAATATTCATCGTCATCTGCACAGTAAGGATGCCCATGATAAAGAGATGGATGAACTGCTCATTGAAGCGACCGATGAGATTGGAGCTCCAACTAACTTGGCGACAATAGCGATCATTTTAACGATGGTTCCAATGGCATTCGTAGGGCAAATGATGGGTGAATTTATGAAACCGATACCGCTGAATGTACCCGTAGCGATGCTGGCTTCGCTTTTGATCGCCTATATCTTCACACCATTTTTAGCCAAGAAATTCTTAAAAAAACCAACGCATACCAAAGGAGAGAATGATGCAGAAATTTGA
- a CDS encoding efflux RND transporter periplasmic adaptor subunit, translated as MKSLHVKSVLLCFMMSAALHATSLTLSGSVISENQKSLSSRYMGYVKRVYVNEGDVVKKGTLLYSIDSKEVDTAREQSDLAIAQAELSLSTVENQYANAKLNLERYERLLAKDMVSKYEVENLELATTNLKATVEIARKQVSSAKQKRQEVQNQYQYLNIKAPNDSVVIEKHIKEGEMALSGVTTVVLADLSALKVTTEIAESYLGRVKVGDIARVEVPSIGCISEGKIEAIIPSSNPMAHTFKMKLSFTCKDAKAYPGMYAVVSVGE; from the coding sequence GTGAAATCTTTACATGTAAAGAGTGTCTTACTCTGTTTTATGATGAGTGCGGCGCTTCATGCCACAAGTCTAACCCTCAGCGGTAGCGTTATATCGGAGAATCAAAAGAGTCTCTCTAGCCGTTATATGGGCTATGTCAAGCGTGTGTATGTCAACGAAGGTGATGTGGTGAAAAAAGGGACACTGTTGTACAGCATTGACTCTAAAGAGGTGGACACAGCACGGGAGCAAAGTGATCTTGCTATTGCGCAAGCGGAGCTTTCGTTATCGACGGTTGAAAATCAGTATGCCAATGCCAAACTCAATTTAGAGCGCTATGAGCGTTTACTGGCAAAAGATATGGTGTCTAAGTATGAAGTGGAAAACTTGGAGCTTGCTACGACAAATCTTAAGGCAACCGTAGAGATTGCTCGAAAACAGGTCTCTTCTGCCAAGCAAAAACGCCAAGAGGTACAAAACCAGTACCAGTACCTTAACATCAAAGCACCCAATGACAGTGTGGTGATTGAAAAGCATATCAAAGAGGGCGAGATGGCACTTTCAGGCGTGACCACCGTAGTGCTTGCTGATTTGAGTGCGCTCAAAGTCACAACGGAGATTGCAGAGAGCTACTTGGGTCGTGTGAAAGTAGGGGATATCGCGCGTGTGGAAGTTCCGTCCATTGGGTGTATTAGTGAAGGAAAAATCGAAGCAATTATTCCTAGTTCCAACCCTATGGCGCACACATTTAAGATGAAACTCTCTTTTACATGTAAAGATGCCAAAGCGTACCCAGGAATGTATGCTGTGGTGAGCGTCGGTGAGTAG